The genomic window TGCTTATATCACATACACACATTTCATTAACAGAAAGTGCAAACAAAATCTTTATTCTTGTAGCATCTCCTAATACTTTAAAAAAATCAGCTAAAGAAGTACTTATTTCCTCCGGTATCATATACTCTTTTACTTTATGTATTACATCATCATGTATTTGACTACATGAACAAAACTCTACATCTGATTGCGTTTTATATCTTTTCATATAACCCTCTCCATATACAGCTACATATTATATTTTTTTTATTTCTTCTTCTACAATCTTAAGCATCATCTCTTCTCTTAATTTATATGCTACATCTTTCCCTACAAGTCTTTCCACAAGTTTTAAAGCAAAATATATTGCAGTAGCAGGACCTCTGCTTGTAATAATATTATTATCTTCAACTACCACATCTTCACAATAAATTCCTTCTTTTAATTCTTCATTAAACCCTGGATAAGAAGTAACTCTCTTTTCTTGTATAATATTAGCCTCACCTAAAACTATGGGTGCGGCACAAATTGCTGAAACTATTTTAGATTTCTTATTAAATTCTTTAACTAAGTTTATTACTTCACTAGAATTTTTTAAATTAGTAGAACCAGGCATACCTCCTGGAAGAACTAAAC from Clostridium sp. MB40-C1 includes these protein-coding regions:
- a CDS encoding metalloregulator ArsR/SmtB family transcription factor, whose product is MKRYKTQSDVEFCSCSQIHDDVIHKVKEYMIPEEISTSLADFFKVLGDATRIKILFALSVNEMCVCDISTLLAMNQSAVSHQLRVLRGARLVKYRKEGKVVYYSLDDEHVENVFKQGLDHIQHKHINASKG
- a CDS encoding DJ-1 family glyoxalase III, whose amino-acid sequence is MKRVIIFLADGFEEIEALTVVDVLRRANIQCDMCSLREIYVKGAHNINVECDKIISDVDVENYDGLVLPGGMPGSTNLKNSSEVINLVKEFNKKSKIVSAICAAPIVLGEANIIQEKRVTSYPGFNEELKEGIYCEDVVVEDNNIITSRGPATAIYFALKLVERLVGKDVAYKLREEMMLKIVEEEIKKI